A region of Allocoleopsis franciscana PCC 7113 DNA encodes the following proteins:
- a CDS encoding Tex family protein: protein MLNIPQTLAEELSLRPSQIQNALKLFAEGATVPFIARYRKERTGSLDEIQLRDLSERYTYLTELENRKASILEAIASQGKLTDELQSKIAGCLQKNELEDLYLPYKPKRRTRATIAREKGLEPLAEFIKSLNNPTAKPASLEQEAAKYISDEKGVKTLEDVFKGASDILAEEVSEKADVRAYLRDYLMQNGVFISRIKDDYPEGSTKFEMYRNFQVNAKDIIPHNMLALFRGESEGILNLDLSFDEDAVQSYLESEEIRTKIPAVRDFYRGMLKDAFNRLMKTSLTTEVRADRKAYADIESIKTFETNLRELLLSAPAGMKPTLAIDPGFRTGCKVTVLNETGKFLEYQTIFPHTGAGQRVQAASIVKSLIEKYKIELIAIGNGTASRETDEFVAEVLKTSDRQPIKVIVNESGASIYSASEVAREEFPDQDVTVRGSISIGRRLQDPLAELVKIDPKSIGVGQYQHDVDQKLLKKKLDETVESCVNYVGVDLNTASKELLTFVSGMTPTIAKNIVNYRNEHGAFTNRRKLLKVAKLGPKAFEQAAGFLRIRNGENPLDNTAVHPESYPVVEAIASDLKVPLTQISQAAEQLKSIDLKKYVTDTVGLPTLRDIISELEKPGRDPRAEFKYATFKEGIKEISDLQIGMELEGSVTNVANFGAFVDIGVHQDGLVHISQLADRFVKDPKEIVKVGQVVKVRVLEVDEKLKRISLSMKSPDKASGEGNSKKIGKRIEPKSPTIEDLKAKFGKKN, encoded by the coding sequence ATGCTGAATATCCCTCAAACACTGGCAGAGGAACTTTCCCTCAGACCTTCTCAAATCCAAAATGCCCTCAAACTCTTCGCTGAGGGTGCCACCGTTCCCTTCATCGCACGTTACCGTAAAGAGCGTACAGGCTCCCTTGACGAAATTCAACTGCGTGACCTTTCAGAGAGATATACCTACCTGACGGAACTGGAAAACAGGAAGGCATCAATTTTGGAAGCGATCGCATCTCAAGGTAAGCTGACTGATGAACTCCAAAGCAAAATCGCAGGCTGCTTACAGAAAAACGAATTAGAAGACCTTTATCTACCCTACAAACCCAAGCGACGCACAAGAGCAACAATTGCTAGGGAAAAAGGGTTAGAACCCCTTGCTGAATTTATTAAATCCCTGAATAATCCCACTGCCAAACCTGCCTCATTAGAGCAAGAAGCAGCCAAATATATCTCTGATGAGAAGGGCGTTAAGACATTAGAAGATGTGTTCAAAGGGGCTTCTGATATCTTGGCAGAAGAAGTTTCTGAAAAAGCAGATGTGCGTGCTTATCTGAGAGATTACTTGATGCAAAATGGAGTCTTCATTTCGCGAATTAAAGATGACTATCCGGAAGGTTCCACCAAATTTGAAATGTACCGGAATTTCCAAGTTAATGCAAAAGATATTATCCCCCATAATATGCTGGCATTATTCCGAGGTGAGAGTGAGGGGATATTAAATTTAGACCTTTCTTTTGATGAAGATGCAGTACAGTCTTACTTGGAATCAGAAGAGATTCGCACAAAGATTCCAGCCGTGCGGGACTTTTATCGGGGAATGCTTAAAGATGCCTTCAACCGTCTGATGAAAACGTCCCTGACAACCGAAGTTCGCGCCGATAGGAAAGCTTACGCGGATATCGAATCAATTAAGACCTTTGAAACCAATCTCCGCGAGTTGTTGCTGTCAGCGCCGGCGGGAATGAAGCCAACATTAGCGATTGACCCAGGTTTTCGGACTGGCTGTAAGGTCACTGTTTTAAATGAAACGGGAAAATTTCTGGAATACCAAACAATATTTCCCCATACCGGTGCGGGTCAACGTGTGCAAGCGGCTAGTATAGTTAAGAGTTTGATTGAGAAGTACAAGATTGAGCTCATTGCGATCGGTAACGGTACAGCGTCCCGCGAGACGGATGAGTTTGTCGCTGAAGTCCTGAAAACAAGCGATCGCCAACCGATTAAGGTAATAGTTAATGAATCGGGTGCCTCAATTTATTCAGCCAGCGAGGTGGCACGAGAAGAGTTTCCCGACCAAGATGTTACAGTACGCGGTTCAATTAGTATTGGACGCCGATTACAAGACCCACTGGCTGAATTAGTGAAAATTGACCCTAAATCGATTGGTGTCGGACAGTACCAGCACGATGTGGATCAGAAATTGCTTAAGAAGAAGCTGGATGAAACGGTAGAAAGTTGTGTGAATTATGTGGGTGTCGATTTAAATACTGCATCCAAAGAATTGCTCACGTTTGTTTCTGGCATGACACCTACAATTGCCAAAAATATTGTCAACTATCGCAATGAGCATGGCGCATTTACCAATCGTCGTAAACTCCTAAAAGTTGCTAAATTGGGGCCAAAAGCATTTGAACAGGCGGCAGGATTCCTGAGAATTCGTAATGGGGAGAATCCGTTAGATAATACCGCCGTACACCCTGAAAGTTATCCGGTTGTAGAAGCGATCGCGTCGGATTTAAAAGTCCCCTTGACACAAATTTCTCAAGCCGCAGAGCAACTTAAGTCAATTGACTTGAAGAAATACGTGACCGATACCGTTGGCTTACCCACCCTGCGCGATATCATCAGCGAACTAGAAAAGCCAGGAAGAGACCCACGCGCTGAGTTTAAGTATGCCACCTTTAAAGAAGGAATCAAGGAAATTTCTGACTTACAAATCGGCATGGAACTCGAAGGTAGTGTCACGAATGTTGCTAATTTTGGGGCATTTGTTGATATCGGTGTACATCAAGATGGATTGGTGCATATCTCACAGCTAGCAGACCGATTTGTTAAAGACCCCAAAGAAATTGTCAAAGTGGGGCAGGTGGTGAAAGTACGGGTGTTGGAAGTGGATGAAAAATTAAAGCGAATTAGCTTGTCTATGAAGTCACCCGATAAAGCCAGTGGTGAAGGAAATAGCAAAAAGATCGGCAAGCGCATAGAACCGAAATCGCCAACGATAGAAGATTTGAAGGCAAAGTTCGGTAAAAAGAACTAG
- a CDS encoding class I SAM-dependent methyltransferase — protein sequence MSMKENNPSLPIRVVVVILVILLWLTLSGWRIQRPPTAKSTGVYQEHIVHSSDGIGKFYMGREIAKVMGHTEALWLERPSREMTEQPQQVVDALDLKPTDVVADIGAGTGYFSFRLSSSIPQGKVLAVDIQPEMIDIMDFLKQENKITNVEPILGSVTDPNLPQESVDLALMVDAYHEFEYPKEMMEGIVRSLKPGGRVVLVEYRRENPLVPIKALHKMTQKQARKEMNAVGLQWLETLKFLPQQHVMIFQKPKEQ from the coding sequence ATGAGCATGAAAGAAAATAATCCATCCCTGCCGATACGTGTAGTGGTTGTTATCCTGGTTATCCTGCTTTGGCTCACCCTCAGTGGCTGGAGAATTCAACGTCCTCCAACGGCTAAATCAACTGGTGTTTATCAGGAGCATATTGTTCATAGCTCAGACGGCATTGGTAAATTTTACATGGGTCGAGAAATCGCTAAAGTCATGGGGCATACAGAAGCCCTCTGGCTAGAACGACCGAGTCGAGAGATGACTGAGCAACCGCAGCAAGTTGTAGACGCCCTTGACCTGAAACCAACAGATGTTGTAGCGGATATTGGGGCAGGCACTGGCTATTTTAGCTTTCGCCTCAGTTCATCAATACCACAAGGGAAAGTGCTGGCGGTCGATATTCAACCAGAAATGATTGATATTATGGATTTTCTCAAACAAGAGAATAAAATTACCAACGTTGAACCGATTTTGGGTAGTGTAACCGACCCTAATTTACCCCAAGAGAGTGTTGACTTGGCGCTGATGGTAGATGCTTACCATGAATTTGAGTATCCCAAAGAGATGATGGAGGGAATTGTGCGATCGCTTAAACCCGGTGGACGGGTGGTACTGGTTGAGTACAGGCGTGAAAATCCTTTGGTTCCGATTAAAGCGCTCCACAAAATGACTCAAAAGCAAGCGCGTAAAGAAATGAATGCGGTGGGTTTACAATGGCTAGAAACTCTAAAATTCCTGCCTCAACAGCACGTAATGATTTTCCAAAAACCAAAGGAGCAATGA
- a CDS encoding SMP-30/gluconolactonase/LRE family protein, which translates to MKNIILRVTLYSLLFTVLGTAPSNSVTEARNDLGFRCSKSRSQSGLTSAQLRNMSNKNSLQVILDDNAQVEKVAGGFQFIEGPLWHPKGFLLFSDIPANTIYQWTANKKPEIFRRPSGNTNGNTLDREGRLLSAEHSNRRVSRTENDGTVVTLASQFEGKRLNSPNDLVVKSDGSIYFTDPPYGIQSEQEELGFYGVYRLAPDGKVTLLVKDFVRPNGIAFSPDETKLYVNDSQEGHIRVFDVKSDGTLENGQLFAELKDPNKQGVPDGMKVDLEGNVYSTGPGGIWVFSPSGNLLGTIEVPEVAANIAWGDEDYKTLYITASNSLYRIRLKIPGVQPGRKGSS; encoded by the coding sequence ATGAAAAATATAATCTTGAGAGTTACTCTATACAGCCTTTTATTTACCGTTTTAGGCACTGCGCCCAGCAACAGCGTTACTGAAGCAAGAAATGATTTAGGGTTTCGATGCTCCAAGTCTCGTTCTCAATCCGGCTTAACTTCAGCACAGTTGAGGAATATGAGCAACAAGAATAGTCTACAAGTGATTTTAGATGATAACGCCCAAGTCGAAAAAGTAGCGGGAGGCTTCCAGTTTATAGAAGGGCCTCTTTGGCATCCGAAAGGGTTCTTACTCTTTAGTGATATTCCTGCCAATACTATCTATCAATGGACAGCCAATAAAAAACCAGAAATATTTCGTCGTCCTTCTGGCAATACTAATGGTAATACTCTAGACCGGGAAGGGCGTTTACTCAGTGCTGAACATAGTAATCGCCGTGTATCTCGTACTGAAAACGACGGCACGGTTGTTACGCTGGCAAGCCAGTTCGAGGGAAAGCGACTCAACAGTCCAAATGATTTGGTGGTCAAATCTGATGGAAGCATCTACTTCACTGACCCCCCCTATGGCATTCAATCTGAGCAGGAGGAACTGGGCTTCTATGGTGTCTATCGCCTCGCACCAGATGGGAAAGTGACTTTGTTAGTGAAAGATTTCGTGCGTCCAAATGGCATTGCTTTTTCCCCGGATGAAACAAAACTATATGTAAATGATTCCCAAGAAGGTCACATTCGTGTTTTCGATGTCAAATCGGACGGTACTTTGGAAAATGGACAGTTATTTGCAGAATTGAAAGACCCGAATAAACAGGGTGTACCAGATGGAATGAAGGTAGACCTTGAGGGAAATGTTTACAGTACTGGGCCAGGGGGAATATGGGTTTTCTCTCCATCAGGCAATCTATTAGGCACGATTGAAGTGCCTGAAGTGGCTGCCAATATAGCCTGGGGCGATGAGGACTACAAAACCCTTTACATTACCGCAAGCAATAGCCTTTACCGTATCCGCCTCAAAATTCCAGGCGTGCAACCAGGGAGAAAGGGGAGTAGCTAA
- a CDS encoding PQQ-dependent sugar dehydrogenase, whose product MLYIAVADGGSDGFPVSDTDPLDNGQDLGTPRGKILRIKPLGNNSINGKYGIPADNPFVDDGDSKTLDEIWAYGLRNPHRFSWDTGGDGKMLIVDTGQAFIEEVNLGKNPPIIEAQCSQCYDNARHH is encoded by the coding sequence ATGCTTTACATCGCGGTAGCTGATGGTGGGAGCGATGGTTTTCCTGTGAGCGATACAGACCCCCTGGATAATGGACAGGATTTAGGCACACCGCGAGGAAAAATTCTACGCATCAAGCCGTTGGGAAATAATAGCATCAATGGTAAATATGGCATTCCTGCTGACAATCCATTTGTGGACGATGGCGACTCGAAGACACTGGATGAAATTTGGGCCTATGGATTGCGTAACCCTCATCGATTTAGCTGGGATACTGGCGGTGACGGCAAGATGTTGATAGTCGATACGGGTCAGGCTTTTATTGAAGAAGTGAATCTTGGCAAGAATCCCCCAATTATCGAAGCACAGTGCAGTCAATGCTATGACAACGCGCGACACCATTGA
- the purU gene encoding formyltetrahydrofolate deformylase has protein sequence MTSSTATLLISCPDQKGLVAKIANFIYSNGGNIIHADQHTDFAAGLFLTRLEWQLDGFNLPRELIGPAFNAIAQPLQAEWQLHFSDTIPRIAIWVSQQDHCLLDLLWRQRAKEFSAEIPLIISNHPNLQEISEQFGADFKHVPITKETKAEQEAKQLELLHHYNIDLVILAKYMQVISSEFISQFPKIINIHHSFLPAFVGAKPYHKAHERGVKIIGATAHYVTPELDAGPIIEQDVARVSHRDSVADLIRKGKDLERVVLARAVRLHLRHQVLVYSNRTVVFA, from the coding sequence ATGACAAGTTCTACTGCTACACTACTGATTTCTTGCCCTGATCAAAAAGGACTTGTCGCCAAAATTGCCAATTTCATCTACTCTAACGGCGGTAATATTATCCATGCTGACCAACATACAGATTTTGCGGCTGGATTGTTTTTAACCCGCCTCGAATGGCAGTTGGATGGCTTCAATTTACCCCGTGAGTTGATTGGACCAGCCTTTAATGCGATCGCACAACCCTTACAAGCAGAATGGCAGCTTCACTTTTCGGATACTATTCCTCGAATTGCTATCTGGGTGAGTCAGCAAGACCACTGCTTATTAGACTTACTTTGGCGACAACGGGCTAAGGAATTTTCAGCAGAAATTCCATTAATTATTAGTAATCACCCTAATCTCCAAGAGATTAGTGAACAATTTGGGGCAGACTTTAAACACGTTCCAATCACCAAAGAAACTAAAGCTGAGCAAGAAGCCAAACAGTTAGAACTCCTGCATCATTACAACATTGATCTGGTGATTCTGGCTAAGTACATGCAAGTTATTAGTTCAGAATTTATTAGCCAATTTCCCAAAATTATCAACATTCACCATTCCTTTCTGCCCGCTTTTGTCGGTGCTAAACCTTACCACAAAGCTCATGAACGAGGCGTTAAAATCATTGGTGCTACAGCCCACTATGTCACGCCCGAACTGGATGCAGGCCCAATTATTGAGCAAGATGTGGCACGAGTCAGCCATCGGGATAGTGTTGCTGACCTGATTCGTAAAGGTAAGGACTTAGAGCGAGTCGTTTTAGCTAGGGCAGTACGCCTACACTTGCGCCATCAAGTACTCGTTTATAGTAATCGTACAGTGGTATTTGCTTAA
- a CDS encoding DUF4149 domain-containing protein, whose protein sequence is MNAVFATGSKQPSWQTIAMFALGFWLSGSLIVDFVLMPGLYAAGMMSQSSFAIAGYSIFWVFNRIELLCAALVLVSLLALRGTSNLYHQVRRWAIFLSALLLTIAIIYTYFMTPQMSALAVQLNLFDPSTELPTEMVSMQGGYWLLEVVKLVAGATVLGWCYRDSRRLT, encoded by the coding sequence ATGAACGCTGTTTTTGCCACTGGCTCAAAGCAACCCTCATGGCAAACGATTGCGATGTTTGCCTTGGGGTTTTGGCTGAGTGGCAGTCTAATTGTCGATTTTGTACTCATGCCCGGTCTTTATGCGGCTGGAATGATGAGTCAATCCAGTTTTGCAATAGCTGGTTATTCTATTTTCTGGGTTTTTAATCGTATCGAGCTGTTGTGTGCTGCTCTGGTATTAGTCAGCCTTTTAGCGCTTCGTGGAACGTCAAATCTTTATCATCAGGTAAGACGCTGGGCGATTTTCTTATCGGCGCTCTTGTTAACAATTGCCATCATTTATACCTATTTCATGACGCCGCAGATGAGCGCCCTGGCAGTACAACTGAATCTTTTTGATCCAAGTACTGAGTTACCGACCGAAATGGTTTCCATGCAGGGAGGATATTGGCTGCTAGAAGTTGTCAAGTTAGTGGCAGGTGCCACAGTGCTTGGCTGGTGCTACCGCGATTCCCGTCGGCTGACCTAA
- a CDS encoding MraY family glycosyltransferase, whose amino-acid sequence MNFYDLLRSLGIADPSGTGWLAVVFTFALAWGVTWRFIPSVRSFALRVGWADQPNARRLNREPLPNAGGLAIYAGVVAALILASLLRPIVIEGVLAEVLSILLGGSILVLVGFIDDQFGLPPLFRLLTQILSALLLVANHSGIEATFGTPIDPLFSVVLTVLWVVGITNAINLMDGMDGLAGGVSFITAMSLLAVSAQFPSRAAATLLLAALGGAALGFLRHNFHPSHIIMGDAGAYFFGYVLAATSILGNLKVTTVFALVPPVLFLLLPVLDTTQVFIRRLMAGKNPLSTPGKDHLHHRLLALGLSQRRTAITLWGLTGVANWVAMKLQGMTPIVIHATMASIVMLLSFTVWQRMRNVASKSP is encoded by the coding sequence ATGAATTTTTACGACTTGCTTCGGTCTCTCGGCATCGCCGATCCCAGTGGAACTGGCTGGCTGGCGGTGGTTTTTACCTTTGCGTTAGCTTGGGGGGTAACTTGGCGTTTTATTCCATCAGTGCGCTCTTTTGCGTTACGGGTTGGTTGGGCTGACCAACCTAATGCTAGACGACTGAACCGAGAACCTTTACCCAATGCGGGTGGATTAGCTATCTATGCCGGAGTGGTTGCGGCACTAATACTCGCAAGCCTGTTAAGACCTATTGTGATCGAAGGGGTCTTAGCTGAAGTCCTAAGCATTCTCTTGGGCGGCTCAATCTTGGTACTGGTAGGCTTCATTGATGACCAGTTTGGGCTACCTCCCCTATTTCGCCTGTTGACTCAAATTCTTTCGGCACTTTTGTTAGTCGCCAATCACAGTGGAATTGAAGCGACCTTTGGTACTCCGATTGACCCCTTGTTCTCGGTGGTTCTCACTGTACTTTGGGTTGTGGGAATTACCAATGCCATCAATTTAATGGATGGGATGGACGGATTGGCTGGGGGAGTGAGCTTTATCACCGCAATGAGCCTTTTGGCAGTTTCCGCTCAATTTCCCTCGCGTGCAGCCGCTACCTTGCTTTTAGCGGCACTGGGAGGGGCTGCACTCGGCTTCTTACGGCATAATTTCCATCCGTCCCACATCATTATGGGGGATGCCGGAGCTTACTTCTTCGGTTATGTGCTGGCGGCAACCAGCATCTTAGGCAACTTGAAAGTAACCACAGTCTTTGCTCTGGTGCCCCCAGTTCTGTTCTTGCTCTTGCCCGTGCTGGATACCACCCAGGTTTTTATTCGGCGACTGATGGCGGGTAAAAATCCCCTCAGTACCCCTGGGAAAGACCACCTGCATCACCGCTTGTTAGCCTTAGGATTATCCCAGCGCCGCACCGCCATCACCCTTTGGGGGCTGACTGGGGTTGCCAACTGGGTGGCGATGAAACTGCAAGGTATGACTCCAATCGTGATTCATGCCACCATGGCTAGCATCGTTATGCTGTTAAGCTTTACGGTTTGGCAACGGATGCGGAATGTAGCTTCAAAGTCTCCCTAA
- the sipA gene encoding regulatory protein SipA: MSKEFAVGDRVRVIALPRYVKTAEPMPMLRPPNVIHIGEEGIILDRRPGGYWGVRFTKGAFLMDSQYIESVDTASTTPQSHEPLPESSET; the protein is encoded by the coding sequence ATGTCTAAGGAATTTGCTGTTGGCGATCGCGTCCGGGTGATCGCACTACCACGCTACGTCAAGACGGCTGAACCCATGCCGATGCTGCGCCCCCCAAATGTGATTCACATTGGGGAAGAGGGTATCATTCTTGATCGGCGTCCTGGGGGATATTGGGGTGTTCGCTTTACCAAAGGAGCGTTTCTGATGGATAGTCAGTACATTGAGTCGGTCGATACCGCCTCAACAACTCCCCAAAGCCATGAACCGCTACCAGAATCCTCCGAAACCTAA
- a CDS encoding sirohydrochlorin chelatase, whose amino-acid sequence MSTANTIDFTPDSLSLPPLPLQRPLLMIGHGTRDEDGRQAFLDFAQAYQALDPSRPVLPCFLELTGPTIQEGVDQCVAQGYTELSVLPILLFAARHNKFDVTNELDRARAKHPQVKFHYGRHFGITPGILELWRDRLAALDGLPQEQQVNPLDVERSNLQPSTLRQDTVLLFVGRGSSDPDANGDVYKMARVLWEGSGYQTVETCFIGITHPRLEEGFRRARLYQPKRIIVLPYFLFTGALVKKIFDITAQQQEKYPEISMTCLPEMGIQSQLLSILREREIETQLGQVQMNCEMCKFRLAAVGKDGAHGHSHDHNHQHGHHHDHGHHHSHPAPDPYADLGQYHQRIWKAP is encoded by the coding sequence ATGTCTACCGCCAATACAATCGATTTCACCCCTGACTCTCTATCTTTACCCCCTCTACCGCTACAACGACCTTTGTTGATGATTGGTCATGGCACTAGGGATGAGGATGGGCGTCAAGCATTTCTGGATTTTGCTCAAGCGTACCAGGCTTTAGATCCCTCCCGCCCTGTTCTGCCCTGTTTTCTAGAACTAACCGGCCCAACCATTCAGGAGGGGGTAGATCAGTGTGTAGCACAAGGCTACACCGAACTCTCAGTTTTACCGATTCTGCTATTTGCTGCACGACACAATAAGTTTGATGTCACCAATGAGTTAGACAGAGCTAGAGCCAAACATCCACAAGTTAAATTTCACTATGGGCGGCATTTTGGCATTACTCCAGGAATACTCGAATTATGGCGCGATCGCCTTGCTGCATTGGATGGTTTACCACAAGAGCAGCAAGTTAACCCGTTAGATGTTGAAAGGTCTAACCTTCAACCTTCAACCTTAAGACAAGATACCGTCTTGCTTTTTGTCGGTCGAGGTTCTAGCGACCCGGATGCCAATGGGGATGTGTACAAAATGGCTCGCGTTCTCTGGGAAGGGAGCGGCTACCAAACGGTTGAAACTTGCTTTATCGGCATTACCCATCCTCGTTTAGAAGAAGGCTTTCGTCGTGCTCGCTTGTACCAACCCAAGCGGATTATTGTTCTGCCGTATTTCCTGTTTACAGGTGCCTTAGTCAAGAAGATTTTTGACATCACTGCCCAGCAGCAGGAGAAATATCCAGAAATTTCGATGACCTGTTTGCCAGAAATGGGAATTCAGTCTCAGCTTTTATCGATTCTACGGGAGCGGGAAATTGAGACTCAACTGGGGCAGGTACAAATGAATTGTGAGATGTGCAAGTTCCGGCTGGCAGCGGTTGGGAAAGATGGCGCTCACGGTCACTCTCACGACCATAATCACCAACATGGTCATCACCATGATCACGGACATCACCACTCCCACCCAGCGCCAGACCCTTATGCTGATTTGGGGCAATATCACCAACGCATTTGGAAGGCTCCTTAA
- a CDS encoding NAD(P)H-quinone oxidoreductase subunit J, with product MAEESKPATQEASEIVQAGKVSGWLQENGFDNELMEPDHLGVEVIKVDPEVLIPVATALYAYGFNYLQCQGGYDTGPGGELVSFYHLIKLRDKADRPEELRVKVFLPRDNPTVPSVYWIWKAADWQERETYDMYGIVYEGHPNLKRILMPEDWVGWPLRKDYISPDFYELQDAY from the coding sequence GTGGCTGAAGAATCAAAACCAGCGACTCAAGAAGCCTCGGAAATAGTACAGGCGGGCAAGGTTTCGGGTTGGTTGCAGGAAAACGGCTTTGACAATGAGTTAATGGAACCTGATCACCTAGGTGTTGAGGTGATTAAGGTTGATCCAGAAGTCTTAATACCCGTTGCTACGGCTTTGTATGCCTATGGATTTAACTATTTACAGTGTCAAGGTGGCTATGATACAGGGCCAGGTGGTGAGTTAGTCAGCTTTTATCACTTGATTAAACTTAGAGATAAGGCTGACCGACCTGAGGAACTGCGCGTTAAAGTATTTTTACCGCGAGATAATCCTACGGTGCCCTCTGTTTACTGGATTTGGAAAGCCGCCGATTGGCAAGAGCGAGAAACCTACGATATGTACGGCATTGTCTATGAAGGGCACCCAAATTTAAAACGGATTTTGATGCCGGAAGATTGGGTGGGTTGGCCTTTACGCAAGGATTATATCTCGCCTGATTTTTACGAGTTACAAGATGCCTATTAA
- the ndhK gene encoding photosynthetic/respiratory NAD(P)H-quinone oxidoreductase subunit K — protein sequence MNPNPTTNSAALGKQQNERIINPIERPTVTQDLSENVILTTVDDLYNWARLSSLWPMLYGTACCFIEFAALIGSRFDFDRFGLVPRSSPRQADLIITAGTITMKMAPALVRLYEQMPDPKYVIAMGACTITGGMFSVDSPTAVRGVDKLIPVDVYIPGCPPRPEAIIDAIIKLRKKVANDSIQERSQLKQTHRYYSTTHKMNVVPDILTGKYLQSETRYTPPKELTEAMGMPVPPALKSDQKQEVSRG from the coding sequence ATGAACCCCAATCCAACAACGAACAGTGCTGCTTTAGGTAAGCAGCAAAATGAACGAATTATCAACCCAATTGAGCGACCAACCGTCACTCAAGATCTTTCAGAAAATGTCATTTTGACTACAGTCGATGACCTCTACAACTGGGCACGCCTTTCCAGCCTATGGCCTATGTTGTATGGAACAGCCTGCTGCTTCATTGAATTTGCCGCTCTGATTGGCTCCCGCTTTGACTTTGATCGGTTTGGCTTAGTGCCTCGTTCTAGCCCCCGTCAAGCTGACTTAATCATTACGGCTGGCACAATCACCATGAAAATGGCACCCGCTCTGGTTCGTCTTTACGAGCAAATGCCAGACCCCAAATATGTGATTGCTATGGGAGCTTGTACCATCACAGGTGGTATGTTCAGCGTGGATTCCCCAACCGCCGTGCGCGGAGTGGATAAGTTAATTCCTGTGGATGTGTATATCCCTGGTTGTCCTCCCCGTCCCGAAGCCATCATTGATGCGATTATTAAGCTGCGTAAAAAGGTAGCCAACGACTCTATCCAGGAAAGATCTCAGCTTAAGCAGACTCATCGGTACTACAGCACAACCCACAAAATGAACGTAGTACCAGATATTTTGACAGGTAAGTACTTGCAGTCGGAAACTCGCTACACTCCGCCCAAGGAGTTGACCGAAGCGATGGGAATGCCAGTACCACCAGCTCTCAAATCGGATCAAAAGCAGGAGGTATCTCGTGGCTGA
- the ndhC gene encoding photosynthetic/respiratory NAD(P)H-quinone oxidoreductase subunit C has protein sequence MFVLSGYEYLLGFLLACSLVPLLALTASKLLRPSTGGPERRTTYESGMEPIGGAWIQFNIRYYMFALVFVIFDVETVFLYPWAVAFSRLGLLAFIEALIFIAILVVALVYAWRKGALEWS, from the coding sequence GTGTTTGTTCTTAGCGGCTACGAGTATCTCCTAGGCTTCTTACTAGCTTGCAGTTTAGTCCCCCTTTTAGCACTGACTGCATCTAAGCTTTTGCGACCCAGTACCGGGGGACCTGAGCGGCGTACCACATACGAATCCGGAATGGAACCCATAGGGGGAGCATGGATTCAGTTCAACATCCGTTACTACATGTTTGCGCTGGTCTTCGTGATATTCGATGTGGAAACGGTATTTCTGTATCCTTGGGCTGTCGCCTTCAGTCGCCTCGGACTGCTGGCTTTCATTGAAGCCTTAATTTTTATAGCAATTCTTGTGGTTGCTCTGGTTTACGCGTGGCGCAAAGGAGCCCTTGAATGGTCATGA
- a CDS encoding rubredoxin produces MSEQAKEQTLAETAPSRYECRSCGYVYEPTKGDSNRDVPPGTPFEELPNDWRCPVCGARTSQFENIGSSGAPSGFQENLNYGLGVNRLTPGQKNLLIFGALALGFLFFLSLYGLR; encoded by the coding sequence ATGAGCGAGCAAGCCAAAGAGCAAACCCTTGCTGAGACAGCGCCAAGTCGTTATGAATGCCGCTCTTGCGGCTACGTCTATGAGCCTACCAAGGGAGATAGTAATCGTGATGTTCCTCCAGGGACGCCTTTTGAAGAGTTGCCCAATGACTGGCGTTGTCCCGTCTGCGGCGCTCGAACTTCTCAGTTTGAGAACATTGGTTCGAGTGGAGCGCCTTCTGGCTTTCAAGAGAACCTGAACTATGGCTTAGGGGTTAACCGTTTGACCCCAGGGCAAAAAAATCTATTAATTTTTGGTGCCTTGGCTTTAGGCTTCTTGTTCTTTCTCAGTCTCTATGGTTTGCGCTGA